In Euphorbia lathyris chromosome 2, ddEupLath1.1, whole genome shotgun sequence, the sequence ATAAATTATGATTACATACCTGCACCATCTCGTCATCCTCAGCAGCAACCTTGGGAAGATTATCTTCTGAGATTATCCGTATGCTTGCCCTTGTTACATTCCTCATCTCAGAAATAATAGCCCCCCCTTTACCCATAAGGCATCCAATCTGTGATCGTGGAACAAGAAGACGGGTGGTGATCACAGAATCACCTGATTCCCTCTCAGTTTTCTCACTGCATCGTGGTTGTAAGCGCATTGCTGCATTGAGTGTTGGAGATTGGTCTTCAGAAAACTGTAAGAGCAAGTTCTTGGTTCAGCAGTACTATGGGACTACATCTATGCTATGATATAGGATTGTAATCCATAGATAGAATTATTGACGAGTGCAAAATCATTCTCACCTCCTTTGCtgatataaatataatgcaaTCATCTCCTTCGGCACCTGAACTATCAACTTTAATGGATGCCCTAGATTCCTGACGAATTTGCTTGATTGCAGCACCACATTTCCCAATCACACCTCCAATATTTCCAATGGGACACACCATTCGAAGAGAGAACTCTTTAGCAGAAGCTTCATCTCTCTGATCAGAGAAATAAGATGAAGACCAGCCACCTTTGTAATTTCCATAAAGACCCATTAGAGGGGCACCAGAACTAGCAGTTACAAACATGCCACCAGATTGATACATGTTGCTTGAAGAAGACAAAAGCATATGCTGTGATCGGGATGGATTCTCATGAAGGCGAGAAGCCACTTGATAAAGAGCCTTTTTAACAATGGCAGGTTCTCCGATAATCTGAGACCATGTTAAAAAGAACATTCCAAGCAATGAATTAGAAGAGCCTATATCAGAAGAGTATCCACGTCCACACTATATATAGTTaacaaatatattattttttggtcAAGAGTATTTGCAGGAGCTAGACATGATCTCAAATTCTCAATACCCCCACCTGCAATTACTGCAGGTGTACCAATTGATAGCATGCATAATTGCATATAATGCTGAGATAGAATTCATTAGTGATTAAAATAACCCAATAAATTTATGCTTGAATTCTCAATAACTCGGAAAAAAGAATGCAGTGCAAATGAAGTATATAGCACAAACACATGTATAAGTGGCACCATCCGAAAAGGATTCCATTTCTGATGAAATGTTTAAAACCAAGCTTCTTGTTAGCTGTAATCTTACTATATATGgaacaagagagaaaaaagcACCTGGAGAAGCTCATCATTACTCAAAGCCAAAGGAGGCAGACGTTCATCCTTCATAATACGAATCTGAGCACGCGTCTCGCTCCTTATGTTCTGAATAACCTGTCCACCTTTACCAATGACACAACCAATCTGATCTGAAGGAACAAGCATCCTAACAGTAACCTGTTGAGGCTCTCCGAattcatcatcttcatcattATCAGGAGGCAAGTCCTCTGCAATAATCCTATCATGAACCATGAAAAGAGCATCTTGAGCAGGCGAAATAAACTCGCCAGTATCTCCGAACAGATTAGTCTCCTCGCTAGTGCTATAAATAGTTACAATGCGCTCATCAAACCCTGGCATAGCCTCGCTTATTCTAATATTCGATTTAGAATCAGACCTCAGTTGCTTGGCTATCTCTCCACCTCGTCCAATTATACTCCCAATCTTCCTCAGCGGACATAAATACCGATACACGGTGTCTTCGTTCCCAATCGTATGCGGCTGGTCACCGTCTTCTCCGGGGTTCCTCCGCTTGCCTCCGCCGTAATCAGACTGAGAATTGGATCTCTTGCCGTAGTCATTCCTCTGGCCAGCCATAGCTAGATTTACGGATCTGGAAATAGATTAATGTATGGATcgagaaacagaagaaa encodes:
- the LOC136218433 gene encoding RNA-binding KH domain-containing protein RCF3, with protein sequence MAGQRNDYGKRSNSQSDYGGGKRRNPGEDGDQPHTIGNEDTVYRYLCPLRKIGSIIGRGGEIAKQLRSDSKSNIRISEAMPGFDERIVTIYSTSEETNLFGDTGEFISPAQDALFMVHDRIIAEDLPPDNDEDDEFGEPQQVTVRMLVPSDQIGCVIGKGGQVIQNIRSETRAQIRIMKDERLPPLALSNDELLQIIGEPAIVKKALYQVASRLHENPSRSQHMLLSSSSNMYQSGGMFVTASSGAPLMGLYGNYKGGWSSSYFSDQRDEASAKEFSLRMVCPIGNIGGVIGKCGAAIKQIRQESRASIKVDSSGAEGDDCIIFISAKEFSEDQSPTLNAAMRLQPRCSEKTERESGDSVITTRLLVPRSQIGCLMGKGGAIISEMRNVTRASIRIISEDNLPKVAAEDDEMVQITGSHDVASNALLHVILRLKANLFGRDGALTAFPQTVPYIPMSVDMLDGQKYGNRDNQSRGRGYSSGGGYSSRDGAPSDSYGNNGSSLSGGESGYGAYGSYSPGRSSGSARLSGQKVTQRKHHGY